In the genome of Candidatus Omnitrophota bacterium, the window GCTGAAGCTCGGCGGGGTGACGGTTCCGTCCGCGCGGGGATTGTCCGGTCATTCGGATGCCGACGTGTTGCTGCACGCCGTGGCCGATGCGCTCTTCGGCGCGATCGGGGCACCCGATATCGGCGAACAGTTTCCGTCGAGCGATTCCAAGTGGCGCAACACGGAGAGCCGGATGTTTGTCGATGCCGCGATCCGCCAGGTGCGGCGCAAGGGATTTGCGGTCGCCAACGTCGACGCCACCGTGGTCGCTGATACGCCGAAGCTCGTCGGCTACAAAACGAAGATGGCCATAGCTATCAGCGGGATGCTCAAGATTGCCCCGAGCCACGTGTCCGTGAAAGCGAAAACCACCGAGGCGTTTTGCCCGGGCAAAGAAGGGATTGCCGCTCAGGCGGTGGTATTATTGGACAAGGCAAAAGGCAAAAGGCAAAAGGAAAAAGTACAAGGTAAAAGGTAAAAGTAAAAGAAGGTTCACAGCACCATGTCATGGCTTGTTGCGGCAGCGAGTATTGTCGGCATGCTCATCGTCGTGCGCGTGGCATTTGCGCCAGAGGTGAAAGCGTGCTTTGAGCGCGACCCGGCCGCCCGCAACCTCATCGAGGTGCTGCTCACCTATTCCGGACTGCACGCGGTCATCGCCTATCGCATCGCGCATGCGCTGGAGCGGCTGCGCATTCCCGTGCTGCCTCGATGGATCATGATGGTGGCGCGCTGGCTCACGGGTATTGAAATTCATCCGGCGGCCAAGATCAAGCGAGGGCTCTTCATCGACCACGGCATGGGGGTCGTCATCGGCGAAACCACCGTGATCGGCAAGAATGTCACCCTGTATCAAGGGGTGACCTTGGGTGGTACAGGCAAAGAGAAGGGCAAGCGCCACCCCACGATCGGGAATAACGTGGTCATCGGTGGAGGGGCGAAGGTGCTGGGCAACATCACGATTGGCAACGACTCGATGGTTGGGGCCAACGCCGTCGTGCTGCGCGATGTGCCGCCGCATTCCACTGTCGTCGGCGTGCCGGGGCGGATTACGCGAATCAAAGACCGTTCGTTTCCCGGGGTGAAGCTCGATCACTCGCACCTGCCGGATCCGCTCACCGATCGGTTGGAAAAACTGCAGCATGAAATCGATGCGCTAGAGCACCATTTCCGAGAGCAGCGCAAGAACCCGCCGCCGTCTTCTCCCACCCCATAGCCGGCATGCGGCTGTACAACACGCTCACCAGACGCCTGGAAGAGTTCGCGCCGATCGCTCCGCCGAAGGTGTCGATGTACGTCTGCGGCCCGACCGTCTACGACGATCCCCATATCGGCCATGCGCGCAGCGCCTACGTGTTTGATGTGTTGCGGCGCTACCTCGAATACAAAAAGTTCCAGGTCACGTTTGTGCGAAACGTCACCGATGTCGACGATAAGATCATCGAGAAGGCCAAACAAGAGTTGGTCGCAAGCGATCTTAAGGCCGCATGCGCGGCGGTGGCGGAGAAATACCTGAAGAGTTATCACGAGACGCTGGCGCGATTCGGCGTCGGAACGCCGACGCAAGAGCCCAAGGCGACCGAGCATGTCGTGCCGCTGATGACGGATCTGATTTCGCAGTTGCTCATCAAGGGCACGGCGTATGAAGCGAAAGACGGCGTGTACTTTTCCGTGCGCAAATTCGAGCGGTATGGCCAGCTTTCCAAGCGCAGCGTCGATGAGCTGCGCGCCGGGGCGCGTGTGGAGCCTGGCGAGCATAAACACGATCCGCTTGATTTTGCACTCTGGAAACATGCCAAGCCGGAGGAACCCTCCTGGATCAGCCCGTGGGGGCCGGGCCGCCCAGGCTGGCACATCGAATGCTCGTCGATGAGCACGAAATACCTCGGCGATACGTTTGACATCCATGGCGGAGGGGTGGATCTGGTGTTTCCGCACCATGAGAATGAAATCGCCCAAGCCCAGGCCGCCGGCAAACCCTTCGCCCGCACCTGGGTGCACAACGGCCTGCTGACGGTGAAGGGCGAGAAGATGTCCAAATCGCTCGGGAATTTCTTGACGCTGCAGCAGGTCTTGGATCAGTATCCGCATCCGGATTATCTGAAAATCTTTTTCCTCAAAGCGCACTACCGCTCCCCGATTGATTATTCACCTGAGCGGATGGAAGAAGCGAAGAAGAACTGGGAGGAGTTTTCCAGATTTTTTCAACATTACTACCAGCAGCAGCTGGATACGGATACCGTCAGGAGCGGCCGAGCCATTCCCGAAGCGGCGACCGCCATGCAGGCCTTTGAGACGGCGATGGATGATGATCTGAATACCCCCAAAGCGCTCGCCGCGCTCTTCGACCTTGTGAATGCCGGGCATCGTCTGCTGGCGTCGGACCATGCGGAAGCCCGCGTGGCTCTTCGCGGCGTGTTTGAAGTGCTGACGCGATGCGGCACGGCGCTCGGGTTGTTTCAACAAGGCTTGAGCGAAGAAGGGATGGACACGGTTTCCCATCTTCGAGCGGTGATTGCTGAGCGCGATGCGGCGCGAAAAGCCAAGGATTT includes:
- the ispF gene encoding 2-C-methyl-D-erythritol 2,4-cyclodiphosphate synthase, yielding LKLGGVTVPSARGLSGHSDADVLLHAVADALFGAIGAPDIGEQFPSSDSKWRNTESRMFVDAAIRQVRRKGFAVANVDATVVADTPKLVGYKTKMAIAISGMLKIAPSHVSVKAKTTEAFCPGKEGIAAQAVVLLDKAKGKRQKEKVQGKR
- the cysE gene encoding serine O-acetyltransferase, with translation MLIVVRVAFAPEVKACFERDPAARNLIEVLLTYSGLHAVIAYRIAHALERLRIPVLPRWIMMVARWLTGIEIHPAAKIKRGLFIDHGMGVVIGETTVIGKNVTLYQGVTLGGTGKEKGKRHPTIGNNVVIGGGAKVLGNITIGNDSMVGANAVVLRDVPPHSTVVGVPGRITRIKDRSFPGVKLDHSHLPDPLTDRLEKLQHEIDALEHHFREQRKNPPPSSPTP
- a CDS encoding cysteine--tRNA ligase → MRLYNTLTRRLEEFAPIAPPKVSMYVCGPTVYDDPHIGHARSAYVFDVLRRYLEYKKFQVTFVRNVTDVDDKIIEKAKQELVASDLKAACAAVAEKYLKSYHETLARFGVGTPTQEPKATEHVVPLMTDLISQLLIKGTAYEAKDGVYFSVRKFERYGQLSKRSVDELRAGARVEPGEHKHDPLDFALWKHAKPEEPSWISPWGPGRPGWHIECSSMSTKYLGDTFDIHGGGVDLVFPHHENEIAQAQAAGKPFARTWVHNGLLTVKGEKMSKSLGNFLTLQQVLDQYPHPDYLKIFFLKAHYRSPIDYSPERMEEAKKNWEEFSRFFQHYYQQQLDTDTVRSGRAIPEAATAMQAFETAMDDDLNTPKALAALFDLVNAGHRLLASDHAEARVALRGVFEVLTRCGTALGLFQQGLSEEGMDTVSHLRAVIAERDAARKAKDFKRADLIREQLRQEGYMLADTAAGTLWRRLK